The following proteins are co-located in the Labrys monachus genome:
- a CDS encoding FadR/GntR family transcriptional regulator: MGHDEKADMAVPMAEDGSKDRRDYAVGVTRTTVTRLQEMIRDGRLRPGDALPPQRDLAEDLKISRATLREALSILATIGQIVARPGGRGFIVNTEDAISTPSWRFAARYSPREVYQFRYIVESYAAELAAIGHTEQDVEELRESVEAFRAATRANDLAAYAQADFEFHQIMLRISRNKLLVDMHQTFASVLFESQRLATAQRGNLWNAVNEHERILEAVAMSDPEGASYYMRKHISMAGSRAGLPVTELP; encoded by the coding sequence ATGGGGCATGACGAGAAGGCGGACATGGCCGTGCCGATGGCCGAGGACGGGTCGAAGGACAGGCGCGACTATGCCGTCGGCGTGACGCGGACGACCGTGACCCGCCTGCAGGAGATGATCCGCGACGGGCGCCTGCGGCCCGGCGACGCGCTGCCCCCGCAGCGCGATCTCGCCGAGGATCTGAAGATCAGCCGGGCGACGCTGCGCGAGGCGCTCTCGATCCTCGCCACCATCGGCCAGATCGTCGCCCGCCCCGGCGGACGCGGCTTCATCGTCAACACCGAGGACGCCATCTCGACGCCCTCCTGGCGCTTCGCGGCGCGCTATTCGCCCCGCGAGGTCTACCAGTTCCGCTACATCGTCGAGAGCTATGCCGCGGAGCTCGCGGCGATCGGCCATACCGAGCAGGACGTCGAGGAATTGCGGGAAAGCGTCGAGGCGTTCCGGGCGGCGACGCGGGCGAACGACCTGGCGGCCTATGCGCAGGCCGATTTCGAGTTCCACCAGATCATGCTGCGCATCTCCCGCAACAAGCTCCTCGTCGACATGCACCAGACCTTCGCCAGCGTGCTGTTCGAGAGCCAGCGCCTGGCCACCGCCCAGCGCGGCAATCTGTGGAACGCCGTCAACGAGCACGAGCGCATCCTCGAGGCGGTGGCGATGAGCGATCCGGAGGGCGCCAGCTACTACATGCGCAAGCATATCAGCATGGCGGGGAGCCGCGCCGGCCTGCCCGTCACCGAACTGCCCTGA
- a CDS encoding SDR family NAD(P)-dependent oxidoreductase, whose amino-acid sequence MAGRLQGRKALVTGGARGIGGAIATAFAREGADVAVLDLKLASAEAKVAELAQFGTGTFAVAADVSDEAAVKAAVAAATQALGQIDILVNNAGIDTTSVVAEMETAMWDEMMAVNLRSVFLCTRAVLKPMIARKFGRIINIASQLGHKGAPEMAHYAAAKAGVIGFTKSLAYEVARDGVTVNAICPGPIDTELFRGLPEEWRRHKLGELPIGRAGQVTEIAPTAVLLASEEGAYYIGATMNPNGGDIML is encoded by the coding sequence ATGGCAGGACGTCTTCAAGGCAGGAAAGCGCTGGTCACCGGCGGCGCGCGCGGCATCGGCGGCGCGATCGCGACCGCCTTCGCGCGCGAGGGGGCGGATGTCGCCGTCCTCGACCTCAAGCTCGCCAGCGCCGAGGCGAAGGTGGCGGAACTCGCGCAGTTCGGCACCGGGACCTTCGCGGTCGCCGCCGACGTCAGCGACGAGGCCGCGGTGAAGGCGGCGGTCGCGGCGGCGACGCAGGCGCTCGGCCAGATCGATATCCTCGTCAACAATGCCGGCATCGACACCACCTCCGTCGTCGCGGAGATGGAGACGGCGATGTGGGACGAGATGATGGCGGTCAACCTGCGCAGCGTCTTCCTGTGCACGCGCGCCGTGCTGAAGCCGATGATCGCCCGCAAATTCGGCCGCATCATCAACATCGCCTCGCAGCTCGGCCACAAGGGCGCGCCGGAGATGGCCCATTACGCCGCCGCCAAGGCCGGCGTGATCGGCTTCACCAAATCGCTCGCCTACGAGGTCGCCCGCGACGGCGTCACCGTCAACGCGATCTGCCCCGGCCCGATCGACACCGAGCTCTTCCGCGGGCTGCCCGAGGAGTGGCGCCGGCACAAGCTCGGCGAACTGCCGATCGGGCGCGCCGGCCAGGTGACGGAAATCGCCCCGACCGCGGTCCTCCTCGCCTCCGAGGAGGGCGCCTATTACATCGGCGCGACGATGAACCCCAATGGCGGCGATATCATGCTTTGA
- a CDS encoding LysR family transcriptional regulator, whose translation MAWIDAQEAWMEFETRHIKAFLAVCDTLNFSTAARKLGIAQSVVSRAVADLEARIGAELILRSTRTVALTPAGAAFLADARDFEERVGAIALNARLVASGQRGRLRLGIDETASQGLCGRLAKAFADSFPEAHLALVGCDSDLQRRSLLSGDLDAGIVLGSFGGPGLDSRVLASEPLMAVFPAAGQAGAGKSVRWADLAGRPLVLGALPGWSAFRRLLDVCAAPAGGPGSVRCEAPGMPLVLDLVRAGLGISFHAGALRAGVDDGLVLHPVDAAHATVHTSLVWSRTARNQLVEPFVALAQQIAGAR comes from the coding sequence ATGGCATGGATTGATGCGCAGGAGGCATGGATGGAGTTCGAGACCCGCCATATCAAGGCTTTCCTCGCGGTATGCGACACCCTGAACTTCAGCACCGCCGCGCGAAAGCTCGGCATCGCCCAGTCGGTCGTCAGCCGCGCCGTCGCCGACCTCGAAGCCCGCATCGGCGCGGAACTGATCCTCCGCTCCACGCGAACCGTCGCGCTCACGCCGGCGGGGGCGGCCTTCCTCGCCGATGCGCGCGACTTCGAGGAACGGGTCGGCGCGATCGCACTCAATGCGCGCCTGGTCGCGTCCGGGCAGCGCGGGCGGCTGCGCCTCGGCATCGACGAAACCGCGTCGCAGGGCCTCTGCGGCAGGCTGGCGAAGGCTTTCGCGGACAGTTTCCCCGAAGCGCATCTGGCGCTCGTCGGCTGCGACAGCGACCTGCAGCGCCGTTCCCTGCTGTCGGGCGACCTCGATGCGGGCATCGTGCTGGGCTCGTTCGGCGGCCCCGGGCTCGACAGCCGCGTGCTGGCCTCCGAACCGCTGATGGCGGTGTTCCCCGCCGCGGGGCAGGCCGGGGCGGGCAAGAGCGTGCGATGGGCCGATCTCGCCGGCCGGCCTCTCGTTCTCGGCGCGCTGCCGGGCTGGTCGGCCTTCCGCCGCCTGCTCGACGTCTGCGCCGCGCCGGCGGGCGGGCCGGGCTCGGTGCGGTGCGAAGCGCCGGGCATGCCGCTGGTCCTCGACCTGGTGAGGGCCGGCCTCGGCATCTCCTTCCATGCCGGCGCGCTGCGGGCGGGCGTGGACGACGGCCTCGTCCTGCACCCCGTCGACGCCGCGCATGCCACCGTCCACACCAGCCTCGTCTGGTCGCGCACGGCGCGCAACCAGCTCGTGGAACCCTTCGTGGCATTGGCGCAGCAGATCGCCGGCGCCCGATGA
- a CDS encoding NAD(P)-dependent oxidoreductase codes for MKVGFIGLGQMGVGMAANLLKAGHEVTVYNRTPAKAEALVAQGARAAATIAQACAGDAVMTMLSNDEAATEVVFGEGGLLASLPAGAVHVSSSTISVALSERLEAAHAGAGQRYASVPVFGRPDAAAAGKLYLVAGGEAATIAAVQPLLDAVGQSTFVVSEQAKVANIVKLSGNFLFASVIESLGEAIALIGKAGVDRRQYLDFLTSTIFDTPIYKTYGGLIVDRDFEPASFAASLGHKDIRLALAAAEELRVPMPLASLLRDRFLTLLAHGGDNLDWAAIGALAARDAGKGGA; via the coding sequence ATGAAGGTCGGTTTCATCGGACTTGGACAGATGGGCGTCGGCATGGCCGCCAATCTGTTGAAGGCGGGCCATGAGGTGACCGTCTACAACCGGACGCCCGCGAAGGCCGAGGCGCTCGTCGCCCAGGGCGCCCGGGCCGCGGCGACCATCGCGCAGGCCTGCGCGGGCGATGCCGTGATGACGATGCTCTCCAACGACGAGGCGGCGACCGAGGTGGTGTTCGGCGAGGGCGGGCTCCTCGCCAGCCTGCCCGCCGGAGCGGTCCACGTCTCCTCGAGCACCATCAGCGTCGCCCTGTCGGAACGGCTGGAGGCGGCGCATGCCGGCGCGGGGCAGCGCTACGCCTCCGTGCCGGTGTTCGGGCGGCCGGACGCCGCTGCCGCCGGCAAGCTCTATCTGGTGGCCGGCGGCGAGGCCGCCACCATCGCGGCCGTTCAGCCGCTGCTCGATGCGGTCGGGCAGAGCACCTTCGTCGTCTCGGAGCAGGCGAAAGTCGCCAACATCGTCAAGCTCAGCGGCAATTTCCTGTTCGCCTCGGTGATCGAATCGCTCGGCGAGGCCATCGCGCTGATCGGCAAGGCCGGCGTCGACCGGCGGCAATATCTCGACTTCCTGACCTCGACCATCTTCGACACGCCGATCTACAAGACCTATGGCGGGCTGATCGTCGACCGGGACTTCGAGCCGGCTTCCTTCGCGGCCTCGCTGGGACACAAGGACATCCGGCTGGCGCTCGCCGCCGCCGAGGAGCTGCGCGTGCCGATGCCGCTCGCCAGCCTGCTGCGCGATCGTTTCCTCACTTTGCTCGCCCATGGCGGCGACAATCTCGACTGGGCCGCCATCGGCGCGCTCGCTGCCCGCGACGCCGGCAAGGGCGGCGCCTGA
- a CDS encoding tartrate dehydrogenase — MKNNLRIAVIAGDGIGKEVVPEGLRVLEAAASKFNIDMRFDIFDFASCDYYAAHGTMMPDDWKAQIGGHDAIFFGAVGWPATVPDHVSLWGSLLKFRREFDQYVNLRPVRLMPGVRSPLAGRKPGDIDFFVVRENTEGEYSSIGGKMFADTEREIVVQETVMSRVGVDRILRFAFELAQKREARHLTSATKSNGISITMPYWDERVEAMAKSYPDVRWDKYHIDILTAHFVLNPDRFDVVVASNLFGDILSDLGPACTGTIGIAPSGNINPERKFPSLFEPVHGSAPDIAGRGIANPVGQIWAGAMMLDHLGHAEAAAGILAGIEAVLADETLRTADLGGKAGTAACGKAIADAVSA; from the coding sequence ATGAAGAACAATCTGAGGATCGCCGTCATCGCCGGAGACGGCATCGGCAAGGAAGTCGTGCCGGAAGGCCTGCGCGTGCTGGAGGCAGCGGCTTCGAAGTTCAACATCGACATGCGCTTCGATATCTTCGACTTCGCCTCCTGCGACTATTATGCCGCGCACGGCACGATGATGCCGGACGACTGGAAGGCGCAGATCGGCGGCCACGACGCCATCTTCTTCGGGGCGGTGGGCTGGCCCGCCACGGTGCCCGACCATGTCTCGCTGTGGGGCTCGCTGCTGAAATTCCGCCGGGAATTCGACCAATACGTCAATCTGCGCCCGGTCAGGCTGATGCCCGGCGTGCGCTCGCCGCTGGCCGGCCGCAAGCCGGGCGACATCGACTTCTTCGTCGTGCGCGAGAATACCGAAGGCGAATATTCCTCGATCGGCGGCAAGATGTTCGCCGACACCGAGCGCGAGATCGTCGTCCAGGAAACCGTGATGAGCCGGGTCGGCGTCGACCGCATCCTGCGCTTCGCCTTCGAGCTGGCGCAGAAGCGGGAGGCCCGGCACCTGACTTCGGCGACCAAGTCGAACGGCATCTCCATCACCATGCCCTATTGGGACGAGCGGGTGGAGGCGATGGCCAAGAGCTATCCCGACGTGCGCTGGGACAAATATCATATCGACATCCTGACCGCGCATTTCGTGCTCAACCCCGACCGCTTCGACGTCGTCGTCGCCTCGAACCTCTTCGGCGACATCCTTTCCGATCTCGGCCCGGCCTGCACCGGCACGATCGGCATCGCGCCGTCGGGCAACATCAATCCGGAGCGCAAATTCCCCTCGCTGTTCGAGCCGGTGCACGGGTCGGCGCCGGACATCGCCGGCCGGGGCATCGCCAATCCGGTCGGCCAGATCTGGGCCGGCGCGATGATGCTCGACCATCTCGGCCATGCCGAGGCCGCCGCCGGCATCCTCGCCGGCATCGAGGCCGTCCTCGCCGACGAGACCTTGCGCACGGCCGACCTCGGCGGCAAGGCGGGCACGGCCGCCTGCGGCAAGGCGATCGCCGACGCCGTGTCGGCCTGA
- a CDS encoding phosphoenolpyruvate carboxykinase: protein MIDFRDLKSLHANHDAARLYEQSIRRGEGVLAEGGALAVETGQHTGRSPKDKFVVREPATEASVWWDNNHAMTRAAFDRLLADITWHATGKEMFVQDLYAGADPKHRIRVRVYTEYAWHSLFIRNLLIRPQPEELAGFVPDLTIVDMPSFKAQAERYGVRSETVIACDLAGGLVLIGGTEYAGEMKKSVFTFLNYRLPERGVMPMHCSANVGPDGDSAVFFGLSGTGKTTLSATAERTLIGDDEHGWGEDGIFNFEGGCYAKTIKLSAAAEPEIFAATQRFGTVLENVAFDEVTRRLDFDDAAKTENTRAAYPLPFIANASETGQAGHPKNVVMLTADAFGVLPPIARLTPAQAIYYFLSGFTAKVAGTERGVTEPQPTFSTGFGAPFLPRRPSEYASLLRDLIREHKVNCWLVNTGWTGGGYGVGRRIPIEWTRALLNAALKGDLAQGSFRTDRYFGFQVPTSVIGVPLHVLDPYKTWADKLAYDAQAKKLIGMFVENFKTFEGFSEIGQELQV from the coding sequence ATGATAGACTTCCGGGACCTGAAATCTCTCCATGCCAATCACGACGCCGCCCGGCTCTACGAGCAGAGCATCCGCCGCGGCGAGGGCGTGCTGGCCGAGGGCGGCGCCCTGGCCGTCGAGACGGGGCAGCATACCGGCCGGTCCCCCAAGGACAAGTTCGTGGTACGGGAGCCGGCGACCGAAGCAAGCGTGTGGTGGGACAACAACCATGCCATGACCCGGGCGGCCTTCGATCGCCTCCTGGCGGACATCACCTGGCATGCGACGGGCAAGGAGATGTTCGTCCAGGACCTCTATGCCGGCGCCGATCCCAAGCACCGCATCCGCGTCCGCGTCTACACCGAATATGCCTGGCACTCCCTCTTCATCCGCAATCTGCTGATCCGGCCGCAGCCGGAGGAACTCGCCGGCTTCGTGCCCGACCTCACCATCGTCGACATGCCGAGCTTCAAGGCGCAGGCCGAGCGCTACGGCGTCCGCTCGGAGACGGTGATCGCCTGCGATCTCGCCGGCGGCCTCGTGCTGATCGGCGGCACCGAATATGCCGGCGAGATGAAGAAGTCGGTCTTCACCTTCCTCAACTACCGCCTCCCGGAACGGGGCGTGATGCCGATGCATTGTTCGGCCAATGTCGGCCCGGACGGCGACAGCGCCGTGTTCTTCGGCCTCTCGGGCACCGGCAAGACCACCCTGTCGGCAACCGCCGAGCGCACGCTGATCGGCGATGACGAGCATGGCTGGGGCGAGGACGGCATCTTCAACTTCGAGGGCGGCTGCTACGCCAAGACCATCAAGCTCTCGGCCGCGGCGGAACCGGAGATCTTCGCCGCCACGCAGCGCTTCGGCACCGTGCTGGAGAATGTCGCCTTCGACGAGGTGACCCGCCGCCTCGATTTCGACGATGCCGCCAAGACCGAGAACACCCGCGCGGCCTATCCCCTGCCCTTCATCGCCAATGCCAGCGAGACCGGGCAGGCCGGCCATCCGAAGAACGTGGTGATGCTGACGGCGGACGCCTTCGGCGTGCTGCCGCCCATCGCCCGGCTGACGCCGGCGCAGGCGATCTATTATTTCCTGTCGGGCTTCACCGCCAAGGTGGCGGGCACCGAGCGCGGCGTCACCGAACCGCAGCCGACCTTCTCGACCGGCTTCGGCGCACCCTTCCTGCCCCGGCGCCCCTCCGAATATGCCTCGCTGCTGCGCGACCTCATCCGCGAGCACAAGGTCAATTGCTGGCTCGTCAACACCGGATGGACCGGCGGCGGCTATGGCGTCGGCCGGCGCATCCCGATCGAATGGACGCGCGCGCTGCTCAACGCCGCCCTCAAGGGCGACCTTGCGCAAGGCTCGTTCCGCACCGACCGCTATTTCGGCTTCCAGGTGCCGACCTCCGTCATCGGCGTGCCCCTGCATGTGCTCGATCCCTACAAGACATGGGCGGACAAGCTCGCCTATGACGCGCAGGCCAAGAAGCTGATCGGCATGTTCGTCGAGAACTTCAAGACCTTCGAGGGCTTCTCGGAGATCGGCCAGGAACTGCAGGTGTAG
- the lldD gene encoding FMN-dependent L-lactate dehydrogenase LldD yields MIIASPSDYRLAARRRLPRFLFDYIDGGAYAEHTLRTNVGDLEKVSLKQRILRNVSSLSLETELFGRPMSMPVILAPVGLTGMYARRGEVQAAKAAAAKGIPFTLSTVSVCPIEEVSTQSPQPIWFQLYVLRDRGFMRNALERAQAAGVKTLVFTVDMPTPGARYRDPHSGLSGPYGAQRRMLQAVLKPQWAFDVGLMGRPHDLGNISKYLGKPTGLEDYIGWLAKNFDPSISWSDLEWIRDFWKGSIVIKGILDPDDARDAVRFGADGIVVSNHGGRQLDGVLSTARALPGVAEAVGGDLAVLADSGIRSGLDVVRMLALGARAVLLGRASTYALAAAGQAGVENLLDIFAKEMRVAMTLTGVTSIGQLGSDNLA; encoded by the coding sequence ATGATCATCGCATCTCCCTCCGACTATCGTCTTGCAGCGCGGCGCAGGCTGCCGCGCTTTCTGTTCGACTATATCGATGGCGGTGCCTATGCCGAGCATACGCTGCGGACCAATGTCGGCGATCTCGAAAAGGTCAGCCTCAAGCAGCGCATCCTCAGGAACGTATCGAGCCTCAGCCTCGAGACCGAACTGTTCGGCCGCCCGATGTCGATGCCGGTGATCCTGGCGCCGGTGGGGCTGACCGGCATGTATGCAAGGCGCGGCGAGGTGCAGGCGGCGAAGGCGGCGGCGGCGAAGGGGATTCCGTTCACGCTGTCGACCGTCTCGGTCTGCCCGATCGAGGAGGTGTCGACGCAGAGCCCGCAGCCGATCTGGTTCCAGCTCTATGTGCTGCGCGACCGCGGCTTCATGCGCAATGCGCTCGAGCGCGCCCAGGCCGCGGGGGTGAAGACGCTGGTCTTCACCGTGGACATGCCGACGCCGGGGGCGCGCTACCGTGACCCCCATTCGGGCCTGTCCGGCCCCTATGGGGCGCAGCGGCGCATGCTGCAGGCGGTGCTGAAGCCGCAATGGGCGTTCGACGTCGGCCTGATGGGCCGGCCGCACGATCTCGGCAACATCTCGAAATATCTCGGCAAGCCGACCGGCCTGGAGGATTATATCGGCTGGCTCGCCAAGAATTTCGATCCCTCGATCAGCTGGTCCGACCTCGAATGGATCCGCGATTTCTGGAAGGGCTCGATCGTCATCAAGGGCATCCTCGATCCCGACGACGCCAGGGATGCCGTGCGCTTCGGGGCCGACGGCATCGTGGTGTCCAACCATGGCGGGCGCCAGCTCGACGGTGTCCTGTCGACCGCCCGCGCGCTGCCGGGCGTCGCCGAGGCGGTCGGAGGCGACCTCGCCGTCCTCGCCGATTCCGGCATCCGCTCGGGCCTCGACGTCGTGCGCATGCTGGCCCTCGGCGCCAGGGCCGTGCTGCTCGGGCGCGCCTCGACCTATGCGCTCGCGGCTGCCGGCCAGGCCGGCGTCGAGAATCTCCTCGACATCTTCGCCAAGGAGATGCGGGTCGCGATGACGCTGACCGGCGTGACCTCGATCGGTCAGCTCGGCAGCGACAACCTGGCCTGA
- a CDS encoding DUF488 domain-containing protein — MTVRLKRAYDPPGDGDGLRVLVDRLWPRGLAKAEAHVDFWAREVAPSTALRRWFGHDPARWSEFQSRYEAELSDNRAALASLRTRIGASPATLLYAGRDSEHTHAIVLARALERLAE, encoded by the coding sequence ATGACGGTCCGCCTCAAGCGTGCCTATGATCCGCCCGGAGACGGGGACGGCCTGCGCGTCCTCGTCGACCGGCTGTGGCCGCGCGGCCTCGCCAAGGCGGAGGCGCATGTCGATTTCTGGGCGCGGGAGGTGGCGCCGAGCACGGCGTTGCGCCGATGGTTCGGCCATGATCCGGCGCGGTGGAGCGAATTCCAGTCCCGCTACGAAGCCGAACTCAGCGACAACAGGGCAGCTCTCGCGTCGCTCCGCACGCGGATCGGCGCCTCCCCAGCCACGCTGCTCTATGCCGGAAGAGACAGCGAGCACACGCATGCCATCGTCCTCGCACGCGCCCTGGAGCGGCTGGCGGAATAG
- a CDS encoding ABC transporter ATP-binding protein yields MTPILTIDHLYKRFPIAGSSQVVQAINDVSLSIEPGETLGLVGESGSGKTTVGRCIIGLLEPSAGEIRFKGEPIAENGRFKRSIRGRIQFVFQEPAESLDPRMKIGQSISEPLLPLKLDRATRQRRTVEAIKLVRLDPDLLDAYPSELSAGQQQRVGVARAMVTQPELVVLDEPTSALDPTARAEIIDLLQRIQAERNTAYLFISHDLSTIRFISHRVAVMYLGMIVEQGDAAAVFNRPHHPYASGLLSSVLLPHPHLAIESSVSLKGEIPSPINLPKGCFLASRCPFVIDRCRTEMPPASVVDERHFVHCFRHEEVAAAVPASDTFNVFMREAERILARKTGKASTVPVHSP; encoded by the coding sequence ATGACCCCGATCCTCACCATCGACCATCTCTACAAGCGTTTTCCGATCGCCGGCTCCAGCCAGGTGGTGCAGGCGATCAACGACGTCAGCCTGTCGATCGAGCCGGGCGAGACCCTCGGCCTCGTCGGGGAAAGCGGCTCCGGCAAGACCACGGTCGGCCGCTGCATCATCGGCCTGCTGGAACCCAGCGCCGGCGAGATCCGCTTCAAGGGCGAGCCGATCGCCGAGAACGGCCGCTTCAAGCGCTCGATCCGGGGCCGCATCCAGTTCGTCTTCCAGGAGCCGGCGGAATCGCTCGATCCGCGCATGAAGATCGGCCAGTCGATCAGCGAGCCGCTGCTGCCGCTGAAGCTCGACCGGGCCACGCGCCAGCGCCGGACGGTGGAGGCGATCAAGCTGGTCCGGCTCGATCCGGACCTGCTCGACGCCTATCCCTCGGAATTGTCGGCCGGCCAGCAGCAGCGCGTCGGCGTCGCGCGGGCGATGGTGACGCAGCCCGAGCTGGTGGTGCTCGACGAGCCGACCTCGGCGCTCGACCCGACGGCGCGCGCCGAGATCATCGACCTGCTGCAGCGCATCCAGGCCGAGCGCAACACCGCCTATCTGTTCATCTCGCACGATCTGTCGACCATCCGCTTCATCAGCCACCGCGTCGCGGTGATGTATCTCGGCATGATCGTCGAGCAGGGCGACGCGGCCGCGGTGTTCAACCGTCCGCATCATCCCTATGCCAGCGGCCTGCTCTCCTCCGTGCTGCTGCCGCATCCCCATCTCGCCATCGAGAGCTCCGTCAGCCTGAAGGGCGAGATCCCGAGCCCGATCAACCTGCCGAAGGGCTGCTTCCTCGCCTCGCGCTGCCCCTTCGTCATCGATCGCTGCCGCACCGAGATGCCGCCGGCTTCCGTCGTCGACGAGCGGCATTTCGTGCACTGCTTCCGGCATGAGGAGGTCGCGGCCGCGGTGCCGGCCTCCGACACCTTCAACGTCTTCATGCGCGAGGCCGAACGGATCCTCGCCCGCAAGACCGGCAAGGCATCCACCGTTCCCGTTCACTCTCCATAA
- a CDS encoding mandelate racemase/muconate lactonizing enzyme family protein, with protein MRIVAIREKTVSIASPIANAYIDFSKMTCSVVAVVTDVVREGRPVVGYGFNSNGRYGQGALMRERFIARVLEADPDTLVDEANDNLDPFAVWTALMTNEKPGGHGERSVAVGTIDMAVWDAVAKIAGKPLYRLLAERYRGGTADDRVWVYAAGGYYYPGKDHAELRDEMKSYLDRGYRVVKMKIGAASLDEDLRRIEAVIGVVGEGGRVAVDANGRFDLGTAVAYAKALKPYGLFWYEEAGDPLDYALQAELAEHYDGPMATGENLFSHQDARNLLRYGGMRPDRDYLQFDCALSYGLVEYMRTLAQMEALGWSSRRVVPHGGHQMSLNIAAGLHLGGNESYPDVFQPFGGFADAIAVEDGHVRLPDDPGVGFEAKSKLYAVMRDLA; from the coding sequence ATGCGTATCGTTGCCATCCGCGAGAAGACCGTGTCGATCGCCTCGCCGATCGCCAACGCCTATATCGACTTCTCCAAGATGACCTGCTCGGTCGTCGCGGTCGTCACCGACGTGGTGCGCGAGGGCCGGCCGGTGGTCGGCTACGGCTTCAATTCCAACGGCCGCTACGGGCAGGGCGCGCTGATGCGCGAGCGCTTCATCGCCCGCGTGCTCGAAGCCGATCCCGACACGCTTGTCGACGAGGCCAACGACAATCTCGACCCCTTCGCCGTCTGGACGGCGCTGATGACGAATGAGAAGCCGGGTGGCCATGGCGAGCGTTCGGTGGCGGTCGGCACCATCGACATGGCGGTGTGGGACGCGGTGGCGAAGATCGCCGGCAAGCCGCTCTACCGCCTGCTGGCCGAGCGCTATCGCGGTGGGACGGCCGACGACAGGGTCTGGGTCTATGCCGCCGGCGGCTATTATTATCCCGGCAAGGACCATGCCGAACTCCGCGACGAGATGAAGTCCTATCTCGACCGGGGCTACAGGGTGGTCAAGATGAAGATCGGCGCCGCCTCGCTCGACGAGGACCTCCGCCGCATCGAGGCGGTGATCGGCGTGGTGGGCGAGGGCGGCCGGGTGGCGGTGGACGCCAATGGCCGCTTCGATCTCGGGACGGCGGTCGCCTATGCCAAGGCGCTGAAGCCCTATGGGCTGTTCTGGTACGAGGAGGCCGGCGACCCGCTCGACTATGCGCTGCAGGCCGAACTCGCCGAGCATTATGACGGGCCGATGGCGACGGGCGAGAACCTGTTCTCGCATCAGGACGCCCGCAATCTCCTGCGCTATGGCGGCATGCGGCCGGACCGGGACTATCTCCAGTTCGACTGTGCGCTGTCCTACGGGCTGGTCGAATATATGCGCACGCTGGCGCAGATGGAGGCGCTGGGCTGGTCGTCCCGCCGGGTCGTGCCGCATGGCGGCCACCAGATGTCGCTCAACATCGCGGCCGGCCTGCATCTCGGCGGCAATGAATCCTATCCCGACGTCTTCCAGCCCTTCGGCGGCTTCGCCGATGCGATTGCGGTGGAGGACGGCCATGTGCGCCTGCCGGACGATCCCGGCGTCGGCTTCGAAGCCAAGTCGAAGCTCTACGCCGTGATGAGGGACTTGGCATGA